The Planktothrix agardhii NIES-204 genomic interval TTTAAAACCTCCGATCAACCTAAAATATTAAATCAATATCAAACGGAATCTTTACAAGCAATTAACAGTTTATCCAGTTATGCTCAAATATTATTACATGGGGTTACGGGTTCGGGAAAAACAGAGGTTTATTTACAAGCGATCGCACCCATTCTAACTCAAGGAAAATCAGCCTTAATATTAGTTCCTGAAATTGGCTTAACTCCCCAATTAACTGACCGATTTCGCGCCCGTTTTGGCGAACAAGTCTTTGTCTATCATAGCGCTCTTTCCGAGGGAGAACGTTATGATACTTGGCGGAATATGACCCTCGGTTTACCCCAAATTATTATTGGAACTCGTTCAGCTATTTTCGCACCTTTACCGAAATTAGGATTAATTATTTTAGATGAAGAACATGATAGCAGTTTCAAACAAGATCAACCTTCTCCCTGTTATCATGCCCGAAAAGTTGCCCAATGGCGGGCGGAATTAGAAAATTGTCCCTTAATATTAGGATCAGCAACTCCCTCCTTAGAAAGTTGGCTAGAAATTAAACAAAAAAACCAACAAAATCGGTTTTATTTATCCCTTCCCGAACGTATTCAAGCGCGACCAATGCCGCCTATAAAAATAGTTGATATGCGTCAAGAATTGCGTCAAGGAAATCGCTCTATTTTTAGTTATGATTTACAAACCGCCCTACATCAATTAAAAGCCACAGGTCAACAGGGGATATTATTTATTCATCGTCGGGGACATAGTACCTTTGTTTCCTGTCGCAGTTGCGGTTATGTGATGGAATGTCCCCATTGTGATGTCTCCTTAGCCTATCATCATGAACATCAAAATGCCGCCCAACTTTTGAGATGTCATTATTGTAATTATAGTCAACTCTATCCCCAAGGTTGTCCCGATTGTGACTCACCTTATTTTAAACATTTTGGTAGTGGAACTCAACGGGTTACAGAAGAATTAAATCGGTTATTTCCTGAGTTAAAATGTATTCGCTTTGATAGTGATACTACCTCCCGAAAAAATGCCCATCGCACCCTATTAACTCAGTTTGCTAATGGAGAAGCGGATCTATTAGTGGGAACCCAAATGTTAACTAAAGGATTAGATTTAGAGTCTGTTAGTTTAGTCGGAATTGTATCAGCAGATGGGTTATTACATTTATCAGATTATCGCGCCAGTGAACGGGCTTTTCAAACCTTAGTTCAAGTCGCAGGACGGGCGGGGCGAGGGAATGATCCTGGGCGAGTAATTTTACAAACCTATACCCCCGAACATCCGGTGATTCAAGCGGTACAACGTCATGATTATGAGTCTTTTGTTGCTACGGAATTACAACAGCGACAGGAGTTAAATTATCCGCCTTATGGTCGTTTAATATTATTACGTTTAAGTAGTTTTAATCAGCAAGATGTTGAACAAACTGCTCAAAGATTAGCAGAATTTTTATTAGAAAATAATCCTAATTCTGACTTTGAATTATTGGGCCCGGCTCCGGCTCCGATTCTTAGGGTTGCTAATCGTTATCGGTGGCAAATTTTAATTAAAACTACTCAAGATTCTTCTATGATTTTACCTAAATTTTATGAGTTTAATTCTGGTTCTGTCTATATTAATATCGATATTGACCCTCTACATTTATAAAGGATTAAGACTGAGCCATCTAAATGGGTATATCCTGGAAGGAATTAGCTGGAACAGTTCAAGAAATATTTACTCTTTTTCACTCCAATCATGATATAATATAATAGGACAGAATTTAAGTCAATT includes:
- a CDS encoding primosome assembly protein PriA, which encodes MFGFPAPLPATLLNINPQQKLLMSSLTCDQSKFIVAEPGASYYQNDSDNSALNSEWFIEVLVDVPYGFNTEEQEEQKLFTYRVPQDLIVKPGDIVSVPFGNQQLGGIVIRLMDQVPSDLPESRVKAVEDIICNGFFPSTYWQLLQQVSNYYQTPLIQVIRTALPPGLLGKSQRRIRLIPETLPRDAQLFLNPAAASILKILQSSVTGDFTWKYLKQNVINPQRGLKDLLQRKWIESYLEPPSPPRPKLKQAVTLVDDIIPLDLTSRQQEVLLLVIKVLKQQGGELWFNDLIKICSTSSSLLKNLAEKGCIVITEREVLRQEQGIFKTSDQPKILNQYQTESLQAINSLSSYAQILLHGVTGSGKTEVYLQAIAPILTQGKSALILVPEIGLTPQLTDRFRARFGEQVFVYHSALSEGERYDTWRNMTLGLPQIIIGTRSAIFAPLPKLGLIILDEEHDSSFKQDQPSPCYHARKVAQWRAELENCPLILGSATPSLESWLEIKQKNQQNRFYLSLPERIQARPMPPIKIVDMRQELRQGNRSIFSYDLQTALHQLKATGQQGILFIHRRGHSTFVSCRSCGYVMECPHCDVSLAYHHEHQNAAQLLRCHYCNYSQLYPQGCPDCDSPYFKHFGSGTQRVTEELNRLFPELKCIRFDSDTTSRKNAHRTLLTQFANGEADLLVGTQMLTKGLDLESVSLVGIVSADGLLHLSDYRASERAFQTLVQVAGRAGRGNDPGRVILQTYTPEHPVIQAVQRHDYESFVATELQQRQELNYPPYGRLILLRLSSFNQQDVEQTAQRLAEFLLENNPNSDFELLGPAPAPILRVANRYRWQILIKTTQDSSMILPKFYEFNSGSVYINIDIDPLHL